GATCCGCGATCAGATCAAGAAGTTGGTTCCAGCGCAGGTTCTCTTCAAATCGACTGCAACGCATGCAAAGCTGGTTCAATGCACATGGTTGGACAGCAATTGTTGCGAGTAGGTTCATGCCGGGAACGCGCGTTCCGCTCTACATTGCAATTGGACTATCGCGTGGAAGCGTTCTTCGTTTTATGACATGGACGGCTATTGCCGTTGTTATTTGGGTACCGTTGCTGGTTATTGGTACGGCACTTCTTGGCGGCACCATTCTTGGACCAATTGAAGCGATTCTTGGGAAAGGTATCTGGGCTTGGATTGTGGTCGCAGTGGTATTGCTGGTGCTATTGCATGTGATTTCACTCACACTGACGAGCGCGGGTCGTCTTCGGCTAAGGACTTTCTTTTGCCGCTGTACACGCTGGGAATTCTGGCCACCATTTTTGTTTTATGCGCCCATTCTTCCGTGGTGCATCTATCAATATCTTCGTATGGGTCGATTGAGAACCGCAACATCTGTGAATCCATGTTGGCCTGATGGGGGAACCATTGGTGAGAGTAAGCAACACATACTAGATCTATTCCCTCGTGCAATGGTCGAGCCCTCATTTAGTTGTGAGCCGGATCAACATGCAGATAAAATTCTTTCGCGAATTGAAGAAGAAAAATGGTCTTGGCCCGTGATCCTAAAGCCTAATGAGGGGCAGCGTGGCGAGGGAGTCAAGCTCGTAAAAGACGCTGGCCGCATGCGCATGTTGCTCGATCAGGCGACGATTCCACTCATTGTGCAACGGTACCATCCCGGGCCTTTGGAGGCAGGCCTCTTTTGGTGGCGGCGACCAGATTCGAAAACCGGCAAACTCTTCACAATCTGCGACAAGGTATTCCCAGTAGTCATCGGAAATGGCCACTCAACGCTGCGTAGTCTCATCATTGACAATAAGCGATTTCGATTACAGCACCGTGTCTTCTTTAGGCGATTTGAAGATCGGCTCGATGAGGTGCTTCCTGAGGGCGAGAAGCTTCAGCTTACGCATGCTGGAAACCACGTACAGGGTTGTATGTTTCGTGACGGAGAACATCTTA
This DNA window, taken from Phycisphaerales bacterium, encodes the following:
- a CDS encoding VTT domain-containing protein, with translation MFVLFLVLLTSVPVTEVGLPGGIGIDESTSAWLQIFIIIIATFILEDPTCVAVGLLVRSGVVEPVLGIGSAMVGIFLGDLGLYAIGHFGGSAIRSRSWFQRRFSSNRLQRMQSWFNAHGWTAIVASRFMPGTRVPLYIAIGLSRGSVLRFMTWTAIAVVIWVPLLVIGTALLGGTILGPIEAILGKGIWAWIVVAVVLLVLLHVISLTLTSAGRLRLRTFFCRCTRWEFWPPFLFYAPILPWCIYQYLRMGRLRTATSVNPCWPDGGTIGESKQHILDLFPRAMVEPSFSCEPDQHADKILSRIEEEKWSWPVILKPNEGQRGEGVKLVKDAGRMRMLLDQATIPLIVQRYHPGPLEAGLFWWRRPDSKTGKLFTICDKVFPVVIGNGHSTLRSLIIDNKRFRLQHRVFFRRFEDRLDEVLPEGEKLQLTHAGNHVQGCMFRDGEHLRTPELERWIDEGCSQVPGYFYGRIDVRYTNVEDFKRGEGISIIEANGLSSESTNMYDPTFSITEAWSIMRKHWVVAMEIGKINRSRGVPGINEWTYIKNWFHWRRTGRSNELAD